TCGCAGTGCAGGAAGTAGCCTTCGTCCCAGCCGCCGACGCTGTCCAGGGCTTTGCGCTTGACCAGCATGCAGGCGCCGGAAATGGCTTCTACCTGCGTCGGACGGCTGGGCAGGGGCTCGCGGTGCAGAAGAAAGTCGGAGAACAGTCGCGGCGAGAGCCAGGCCAGGCCCGACAGGTTAAGGGCGCGTACTACTGCTCGCCGTGGGGTGGGGAAGACCCGACGTCCACCGGGCTGTTCGCTGCCGTCGAAGTTGCACAGCAGGCCACCTGCCATGCCCAGATCGTGGGTGTGGCGCAGGGCGTCGATCATTCCTTGCAAGGCGCCCGGTTGCAATACGGTGTCGGGGTTGAGGAACAGGATGTGTGGCTGCTCGCAGTGACTGGCGCCTAGGTTGCAGGCCGCGGCGAAGCCGGTGTTGCTTGGGTTGCGCAGGATGAGCAGGCGTTCATCGGCAGCGAACCGGGTGGCAACCTGCTCCAGGCTGCCGTCATGGGAGGCATTGTCTACCAGCACCAGCCGGTTGATGTCCTGGGCCAGCACCGAGATCACGCAGTCCTCCAGCAGAAGGCCGGCGTTGTAGTTGACCACCACCACATCACAGGAACGCGGCATGGGCCCCCTCGAAGCGTTTTGCCCAGGAGTTGGCTTCGCGGAACTTCAAGGTCTCGGCCAGGGGCTCGGTAAACGTCAGCGCCTGGTGGATCACTCGGGAGATGTCGTCGAGGCTGTCGCTGAGAAACACTCCCGGAAGATGGCGCCTGGTGCCCATTTCGCCGAATACGGTGCTGACCACTGGCAAGCCCAGGGCCCGGTACTCGTAATATTTGATCGGGTCGACGTAGCGGGTGATGTCGTTGCACTTGAACGGGATCAGGCCGACATCGAACTCGGCCATGGCTTGCAGCGCGGCCTCGTGGGACAGCG
The DNA window shown above is from Pseudomonas protegens CHA0 and carries:
- a CDS encoding glycosyltransferase family 2 protein, with translation MPRSCDVVVVNYNAGLLLEDCVISVLAQDINRLVLVDNASHDGSLEQVATRFAADERLLILRNPSNTGFAAACNLGASHCEQPHILFLNPDTVLQPGALQGMIDALRHTHDLGMAGGLLCNFDGSEQPGGRRVFPTPRRAVVRALNLSGLAWLSPRLFSDFLLHREPLPSRPTQVEAISGACMLVKRKALDSVGGWDEGYFLHCEDLDLCMRFRQEGWKVCFVPQARIFHAWGACSRTRPVFVEWHKHRGMIRFYGKFFREDYPRVLSWSICAGVWLRFSFVVGYHWLAQLGRMLGQPR